A window of Sebastes umbrosus isolate fSebUmb1 chromosome 6, fSebUmb1.pri, whole genome shotgun sequence genomic DNA:
ACACTCTAAAGTTCAGCTCATCATGTGATGTACATGTGCGTCCACGCGTGTAAACATGCCCGAGTctcttggtgccttcaaatggggtcgtgtttaccgtgttcatgagaagagtGAACgacccctcttgtggtattcacgacctcgtggaaaatttctgaaaactctgagtttacgagttgtgacgtgtttgttgacattttcagaaatggcagaggccatggaagttaatcttttggtacataataagtgaatatattgtaattttataacATGTCTGAGGAAAACGTTGATATTCCTAactgcctcatctttttcctctgtcattatgcctttgcatttcctgcattatattACCCACTTTCTAACTTGCTAAATTATTAGCCTATGTGGCTTATAGACGCCGACAGTATgacgttaatattgctgttgcttagcagcggtgttctcacgacttaaccacttgaacgccaagcatattgtgcacacgacttcccatgttgtgaacacgagctcacgagtttcatttgaaggcaccatgtgACAGAGCAGAATCATGTGAGGTGACAGGCAGGTGTCAATCACTCCTCTGCGTCATAGCGACCACTCACCATCCCCCCTCCCCCTGAGACAAACCTGCACTCAGGGCTGGTACCCACAGCGGAACCGCAGTGGGGCGTCCTGCTGAGGTAAACCACGACAACACCGGGGTCAAACATGTGCTGCTGACATACTGTCCTATTTATAACGTCCCTCGTCACTGTCTGCACATTACACTTTCTCAGACCGGAGTCATGATTTTATCTCTAGAGGAATATAACGTAGCCAAATTATAATCCTACTGTGTCATttgtgacacacacatacagactaCGTCTACTCAGCCCTGAAATCTCTCCGCTGCTCTGCCCTGTCTCTCTTTTGTGAAGCAGACTACACACAGTGCAGTGCAGGAATTCCTCACAAAAGCAAGTCTTTTGCTCTTGGACGGGGTTTAGTATTCAGCTGGAACTAGGTCACAATGTTCACCCCAACAGTGGGATAAATGGAGCAGGGGAGCAGCGGCACAggctcctcctcagcctggcaGGAAGTGGCCCAGCAGAACACTGTGGGTAATGAGCCTGAAGCATTAACCTTCCCTCTCCTTGACTTCAAACCCACCTGGCTAACAACTACCCCAGAGTGAGAATGTCTTGgctaatatgtgtgtgtgtgtgtgtgttttgctctgTTAAAATCACTTTAGGCGTGCTTGATTTAGCATGAGTAACACTAGGGGGCTTGGCTGGAGGTGTGCACCTTCAAGTACTGTTAGTGTTATTACAGTGTTAGGGAGAAAACACGAGATAAATGACGCACAACTTGCATAAGAGACAAAATATGCTATTTAAACCCAGGGTGAGTATgcacaatttatttttgcatgcacTGACCTTTATCTCATCCTCCATGTTTGACACTCTTTTCTCAAGAGCTTGTTTGTCCTGTAAATAAAGAAGAAACAactgaaataaatatatgtaaaaaaaaaaaaaaaagaaaaagagggaaaagcCACTCGACTATGATTTGAAGTGGAGATGACAATCAGAGGGGAAATGGCCAAGAAAGGATGTGGACATTGATCCATCTTGATAGTGCAAAAGAGCAAATACCAAAATGCCAAAAGGTTGCCAAGACACTTACCCTTTTCTCCGATTCAAGTGCTGTAGATCTCTCTGATATTCTGTCTTGCCTCTAGAAGGGAGAAACGGTGCTGTTATTGTAAGTACTGGGAGAATTATTTAACATGATTTTATTAAGTAATCAGCCACGACATTCTTTTCCGCACACCCGTGGGAAAAGGATGATGGTGAAGGAGTAAAAAAAGATGACTCAATTGACAGTTTTCTTCTTTCAGTTTTCTGTACCTGTGTGACTTTCTCCAGCTGAGAACGTATCTTGACCAGTTCCTGTTTGCTGTCCTGCAACCTGGACTTGAGCTTCTCATTCTCATGCAGAGCTTCTGCATACATCTGAAAGTGAACAAAATGAAGATTAAGGAACAGCTTTATTCCACAGATTCTGGTCTTTCACTGTgtcaaatacttttttttttataatcaaaatattaaagaatttaaatttaaatttaaataaaaaattaaccaATTTAATAAGGAAATAAAAAGTTGGCAAGTAAATGTATGGAACCACAAAGTGttcagtaataaataaacagataggACATTtgtatgtaaaaagaaatataggCTATATTTAACATTAGATCAATTGTAAAATAATTTACATAATAATTAAAATCGAAGCCCATTGTGTAATATCATTCCTTTTGTTTCCATAACAACAGAGTTTTACTGGAaatccttttttatttaattatataattataatatatatattattataccaagattattcaaatatatattgatatatatctatttatatatatatatagatagatagatatagatatatagtatatatgttaCTGGGTATAAATGAAGAAGGAAAACACCATAAATGAAATATTTCATTTCCACCTAACAAAACTGGACAATTTTAGAGTGAATATCttttaattaatgtaaataaagtAATGATGCAGTTACAGCCCAAAACCTCCAGCAAACCATATCACAACATCTGAACACTACTTGTACACAGACTGAAGCTAATAAAGTGAAGCAGAGCAAAGTTGGAGAGGTTTTATTAGAGACATGTTAAGGTGGAATCTTCAAATTGACCACTTGGGTACCATCTGTGTCATTTGCATTGTCTAAGGTAAATGTATaactcatttaatttaatttacatgttactaTAGGTATTAATTCCATCTAAATTACaactgttttgtctttgttttgaaaaatcaGTCAATCCAACATCTATACATGTTCCCATGTTAAATTAAGCCATATAATCTATTGGTCTATTTCACCAGCTGAATGCAGTACCACCATTCATCCACCAGGAGTGCAATTGCTCCTGAAGAAATGATGTTGGAGTAGCCATTAGCAACATTGATATGCCCTCAAACACAACTTTTTAtcaaaaaacagcaaa
This region includes:
- the LOC119489995 gene encoding protein phosphatase 1 regulatory subunit 12A-like isoform X5; the encoded protein is MSTYYPRTKDLTRTRKSLTDSPPSSPSPTDKNYRHDRLSRYDSSGESATDKPLGRTSSYTRRETRLAALNRQEQDSATKDYKKMYAEALHENEKLKSRLQDSKQELVKIRSQLEKVTQRQDRISERSTALESEKRDKQALEKRVSNMEDEIKDAPLRFRCGYQP
- the LOC119489995 gene encoding protein phosphatase 1 regulatory subunit 12A-like isoform X4, translated to MSTYYPRTKDLTRTRKSLTDSPPSSPSPTDKNYRHDRLSRYDSSGESATDKPLGRTSSYTRRETRLAALNRQEQDSATKDYKKMYAEALHENEKLKSRLQDSKQELVKIRSQLEKVTQRQDRISERSTALESEKRDKQALEKRVSNMEDEIKQDAPLRFRCGYQP